TAAAGATCTGATACTCTAGTTCGAATCTTATTTTATCTGGCCGATTACTCTCTCTCAACAGATGGAGCTTTCCGGAAATAATTCCTTGGCTTGCCTGATCCACATCACATTCAAATAGTTCCTCTACTGTAGTGGCGGTCCTCAGCAAAAGGTCCCTCGCATAAACAAAGACGGAGAACGTCTCCATACACATGCCCACGCGGCGAACTTTTGTTTCCCTTGACTCACGGTGCAACCAGAATACCGGGACCTTTTGAGGGTCAGCCCATTCCGGCTCCaagcttctcggccgagaCGTCGCATGCCGTGTCGCTGCCGGTTCATGGATCGACGAGATCAGCTAATAACTCAACCTTGATAGTCAGACTGGGGAACTTTTGTTCTTGACAAATGGCTTTGTAACATATAAGATTTAGCTTCTGGAGACACACGGATCTGATATTCATCGCCCCATGTTGTGTCAAAAGTGCATATGGCGAGGGTCCGACGTGGCTATACCATGAGCCCAAGAGCAACTATTGGTTCTCAGATGGGTTTCTCATTTCCTTGAATACATGCTGCCTTGCATATTGTCTTCTATCTATGCATTCAGAAATCCTCCAAAGATCGAGATGTGCCGAGCGTAAGCATGTGCAGCATGTTCATGCCAAACTGCTTCCCACAAGTCAACATGCCTTGACCAAGAGCGGAACAACTACAATCATGGCTTGCTTCACAAGCATCAAGTCAGTACAATAGATATTCCATCTCAATCATTGAACTACTCTTGTTCACAGTAGCTGACATACTCCAGGCCGTGATTCACGGCAGCTTACATGGACGTAATGCAACTTCTCGTCTCAAACGCCCATGTAAACCAATTATACCAACTGTACCCAGTATTGCATCTCAATCACTTCGAAACGGTGGCATTGATTCACTGAGTTTCCAATACGTCATTGCCTATTATTTTGCTGCTGTTTGTGCTGCCGCCTACGCTGGCATGCGTGGCTGACTCAACCAGGTTACGCATCATCTGCTGCCTGACCTCACTTGACGActttggcttctcctccaactAACCGCCTTAGGACTTCAACTCTACCGATAACAACAATCGCGGGGTAAAAGCTTCACCTCTACAACGTCTCACCAAACATCATTCACCATGTCGACTACTCCCGGAGTCTCGTACAAGAACGGCAAGAAGGTCTTCATCCCGCTTGAGAACAACCCCGAGgtcttcaacaagctcatccaCAACCTCGGCGTGTCTGAGAAACTCGGCTTCTACGATGTCTACAGCGTCGACGAGCCAGACCTGCTGGCCATGATTCCCCGTCCCGTCCATGCTCTCATATTCATCACCCCCGCGCCCATGTACTACCGCGTGCGCGAGAACGATCCCGGCTCCGAGGAGTTGACCTACGGCGGCGCTGGCCCTGATGAGCCCGTTACCTGGTACAAGCAGACCATTGGCAACGCCTGTGGCCTCATTGCTCTCCTCCACAGCGTGAGCAACGGCTCAGCAAAGGAGTTCATCGTCCCTGGCTCggatctcgacaacctcctgAAGCAAGCTCTCCCTCTCAAGCCGCTACCACGTGCCGACCTTTTGTACAACTCTGCCGAGTTGGAGAAAGCCCACATGGCCGCCGCAGTTACGGGCGATACCGTAGCCCCTGCTAGCCAGGAGCCAGTCGGTTACCACTTCATCAGCTTCGTCAAAGGGGAGAACGGGCACCTGTATGATCTTGAGGGAGGCTGGGGAGGTCCAATCGACCGAGGTGTGTTggctgatgacgaggacCTCCTCAGCGACAGGGCGTTGGAGGCTACTGTCAAGAAGTTTACCAATGCCGCCGATGGAAACCTCGAGTTCAGCATCATCGCTCTGGCGACTGTGCCTGACGAGAATTAGATGCAACTGAGGAGAAACCTGGGGCATAATGGGTCATCAATCTTGGGTCTTTAACTAGGACACTGCGGGTCATATAACATGTACGTATGCCAGGCTCAGAGGGAGGTAGATTCTAATAAGTCCTCACAGTGGTTTCCAAATGCCTGTATCATAACACATAGCGAAGCGCTTCGGGGAATGAATTCATTCAATGCTGCATTTCTAGCGGCCACGGAAAGGGTATATCAGGGCCTCTATTCCAGTACAGGCGCTCGGGGACGGCTGAAGAGGGAATCAGGCAAAGGGAACTTCAATAAAAAAGGGATAGCATTGGTTGGGGTCAGCAGCCTACCAGGAGCAGATAGAAGGTTCAGGATGTCTCTTCAAATTTTCATCCTCCTAATGAAGTGCTTGAGGTTTCTTGTTGAGTGTATTTGACAGGATTGGGGGTCAACAATTCAAGCACAGGTGGTCTTGAATTGCCCTCATCGTTTCCATGGCCCTAATTAGAGTCTAGTGAAGATTATGCACTGCCCATGCAATCCCTGTAGCAGATGATGATTCGGAGATCAACGCAACTTGCCTAGTTCCAGGCACAAGCGACTGATAGTATATCATTCGAGGGGGTGATGCTAGGACGCCAGTCATGCCCTGTAAATGCCAGGTACCGGAATGTTTCAGCAGGGCCTTCGGTTGGACATAAAGATAAGGTATGGATATGCCGGAAGCGCGATAAGAACTCGCGGCTTGAacgttgttgttgttattgtTGTAACACGACGGCAAGGAGTAGGAGGCCTTATCTGTCTGGACAGTTATAGCAAGGTTTCTTAGCACTCGGTATTCCTACCCGCGGTCAGTGTTGTTTCCAGTAACTTCATAGCCTAGTTCGGTGCTACACATCCAGTACCTGTTCAGTTGCAACTTGTATCTCTGGTTCAGTAGTTGCGCTTCTCAGAGTTACACCCATCTCTTCCCCAGGCGCTAGAGCCAGACACTTCATGCC
This window of the Fusarium keratoplasticum isolate Fu6.1 chromosome 3, whole genome shotgun sequence genome carries:
- a CDS encoding Ubiquitin carboxyl-terminal hydrolase → MSTTPGVSYKNGKKVFIPLENNPEVFNKLIHNLGVSEKLGFYDVYSVDEPDLLAMIPRPVHALIFITPAPMYYRVRENDPGSEELTYGGAGPDEPVTWYKQTIGNACGLIALLHSVSNGSAKEFIVPGSDLDNLLKQALPLKPLPRADLLYNSAELEKAHMAAAVTGDTVAPASQEPVGYHFISFVKGENGHLYDLEGGWGGPIDRGVLADDEDLLSDRALEATVKKFTNAADGNLEFSIIALATVPDEN